Proteins encoded together in one Eubalaena glacialis isolate mEubGla1 chromosome 7, mEubGla1.1.hap2.+ XY, whole genome shotgun sequence window:
- the LOC133095726 gene encoding sterile alpha motif domain-containing protein 1-like: MVRGEAGAAAGGAGGRRHRHPRGAHAELRARASAAQRVMPDACGPAPGPMAAHSRPPRYATPPETRRAGRGSAAANGATQALRIVPRPPPASASPKPGAPRARGHGCCGSGGGRGLRPGLSAQRPPAGPPAGPHHPGSTGRAPLRFRTPGLPPLQPPVPRSLGSPATGGAPEPGGDREAPTRACRRCCPRLPPPRAPPRGWGFGGCSWQKESCSWRFSRGRWRSADAGGAAGALQWPLSLRPPGQLAGTNCDSDLSRPVLCRLLLLPSQCWLFPCGAGFCLFCLLA, from the exons ATGGTGCGGGGCGAAGCGGGGGCGGCTGCCGGCGGGGCTGGAGGGCGGCGGCACAGGCACCCGCGCGGGGCGCACGCTGAGCTGCGGGCACGGGCGAGCGCGGCTCAGCGCGTCATGCCCGACGCTTGCGGCCCCGCGCCCGGCCCAATGGCTGCGCACTCGCGTCCGCCGCGCTACGCGA CCCCGCCGGAGACGCGGCGGGCGGGGAGGGGCAGCGCCGCCGCCAACGGGGCCACCCAGGCTCTGCGCATCGTCCCACGGCCACCGCCGGCCTCTGCATCCCCGAAGCCGGGAGCac CGCGGGCGCGCGGACATGGCTGCTGCGGCTCCGGCGGCGGCCGCGGGCTGCGCCCGGGCCTGAGCGCCCAGCGCCCTCCCGCGGGGCCGCCCGCCGGTCCGCACCATCCGGGGAGCACGGGCCGGGCGCCCCTCCGTTTCCGGACGCCCGGGCTGCCACCTCTCCAGCCTCCCGTGCCCAGATCGCTGGGGAGCCCGGCGACAGGGGGCGCCCCGGAGCCAGGGGGAGACCGCGAGGCGCCGACTAGAGCCTGCAGGCGGTGCTGCCCCCGCCTCCCACCTCCCCGCGCCCCACCCCGAGGCTGGGGCTTCGGAGGATGCAGCTGG CAAAAGGAATCCTGCAGTTGGAGATTTTCCCGGGGCCGCTGGCGCAGTGCGGACGCGGGAGGCGCGGCGGGGGCGCTGCAGTGGCCTCTGTCCCTGCGGCCGCCGGGCCAGCTGGCCGGGACCAATTGCGACAGTGACCTCAGCCGGCCGGTGCTCTGTCGCCTTCTGCTGCTCCCGAGCCAGTGCTGGCTCTTCCCGTGCGGGGctgggttttgcttgttttgtttgctCGCGTAG